One genomic window of Sphingobacterium oryzagri includes the following:
- a CDS encoding methionine aminotransferase, which yields MTKAFQSPDFKSKLPITAVSIFSQMSALAEKHQALNLSQGFPNYPASAELIALVDKYMRKGYNQYAPMAGMLALREQIAKKVAKLYDVSIHPETEITITAGGTQALFTTIATLIRPGDEVIVFEPAYDAYRPSVEVFGGNVVPIQLTAPTFAINWDDVRAALTPRTKLLILNNPNNPSAKALSVQDMEALQSILAESNAFVLSDEVYEHLVFDGLAHQSALAYPLLKSRSFVVASFGKLLHTTGWKMGYVIAPAELMKEFQKVHQFNVFSVNTPIQLAIADYLKNEEHYLYLPQFFQEKRDYLLDGLRGSRLQTLTSEGTYFLLVDYSRISDLNELAFAEQLTRENKLASIPVSAFYSKPVEQQLLRLCFAKDQDTLSRAIDLLHTL from the coding sequence ATGACAAAAGCCTTTCAAAGCCCCGATTTTAAATCAAAGCTGCCCATCACCGCGGTTAGCATTTTTTCACAGATGTCTGCCTTAGCAGAAAAGCATCAAGCACTAAATTTGTCGCAAGGTTTTCCCAACTATCCGGCATCAGCGGAATTGATCGCATTGGTCGATAAATACATGCGCAAAGGCTATAACCAATATGCGCCGATGGCCGGTATGCTTGCACTGCGTGAGCAAATAGCAAAAAAAGTTGCCAAACTTTACGATGTTTCTATTCATCCCGAAACGGAAATTACGATTACCGCAGGCGGCACACAGGCGCTCTTTACCACCATAGCCACATTGATCAGGCCGGGCGACGAGGTGATTGTTTTCGAACCGGCATACGATGCTTATCGACCAAGTGTGGAAGTTTTCGGCGGTAACGTAGTACCAATCCAATTGACGGCGCCCACATTTGCCATTAATTGGGACGATGTTCGAGCCGCGCTTACCCCGCGAACGAAGCTGTTGATCTTAAACAATCCTAATAATCCGTCAGCAAAAGCACTTTCTGTGCAGGATATGGAAGCGCTACAAAGCATACTGGCCGAAAGTAATGCTTTTGTATTGAGCGATGAAGTGTATGAACATCTTGTTTTCGATGGGTTGGCGCACCAATCGGCCTTGGCGTATCCGCTACTGAAGTCCCGTAGCTTTGTCGTCGCTTCTTTCGGAAAGCTGCTACACACGACAGGCTGGAAAATGGGTTACGTCATTGCACCAGCCGAACTGATGAAGGAATTTCAAAAAGTGCATCAATTTAATGTCTTTAGCGTAAACACGCCGATACAGCTTGCTATAGCAGATTACTTGAAAAATGAAGAGCATTACCTATACCTTCCGCAGTTTTTTCAAGAGAAGCGCGACTATCTGCTGGATGGGCTACGCGGCTCCCGGTTGCAAACATTAACAAGCGAGGGGACGTATTTTCTGTTGGTCGACTATTCGCGCATAAGCGATTTAAACGAATTGGCGTTTGCCGAGCAATTGACCCGTGAAAATAAATTGGCAAGCATTCCCGTATCCGCATTTTACAGCAAACCTGTTGAACAGCAGCTTTTAAGGTTGTGTTTTGCCAAGGATCAAGATACCCTTTCTCGGGCGATCGACTTGCTCCATACGTTGTAG
- a CDS encoding peroxiredoxin family protein — protein sequence MKKIILSFLFALPFFLFAQTKEALIAQVKENPKSTESLKTIQKVGGYYPDYKELRALYNGLDKSVRKSKDGKAFDYYLKRLESTSVGKKAPGITQLTPEGEPFSLTDLRGKYVLIDFWAAWCPDCRKENPNLVKTYAEFKDKNFEILGVSFDRKLEDWVNAIKNDNLTWKHISDLQSWQNAAGTLYGVRSIPQNILVDPEGIIVARNLHGEDLNAKLRELLK from the coding sequence ATGAAAAAAATAATATTGTCCTTTCTTTTTGCCCTTCCATTCTTCCTCTTTGCTCAAACAAAAGAGGCATTAATCGCTCAAGTGAAGGAAAATCCAAAGAGCACCGAAAGCCTTAAAACAATACAAAAGGTTGGTGGCTACTATCCCGATTACAAAGAACTTCGCGCGCTGTACAATGGTTTAGACAAATCGGTTCGGAAGTCTAAAGACGGGAAGGCGTTTGATTATTATTTAAAACGGTTGGAAAGCACATCGGTTGGCAAGAAAGCACCAGGCATTACGCAGTTGACACCGGAAGGCGAACCGTTTTCGCTGACGGACTTGCGTGGAAAATATGTATTGATCGATTTTTGGGCAGCATGGTGTCCTGATTGCCGCAAAGAAAATCCGAATTTGGTAAAAACGTATGCGGAATTTAAAGACAAAAATTTTGAGATTCTGGGTGTTTCATTTGATCGGAAACTGGAAGATTGGGTGAATGCAATAAAGAACGACAACCTGACCTGGAAGCATATTTCAGATTTGCAGTCTTGGCAGAATGCCGCGGGCACGTTATACGGTGTGCGTTCCATCCCACAAAATATCTTGGTTGACCCAGAAGGTATTATTGTAGCACGGAATCTGCATGGCGAAGATCTTAATGCCAAACTTCGCGAACTGCTTAAATAG
- the radA gene encoding DNA repair protein RadA, which produces MAKAKSTYFCQHCGYESAKWLGQCPSCKQWNTFVEEVVEKTSSKVPEWRSTSAPTATRRANKAAVINEIVYQDEQRLATPDREFNRVLGGGIVPGSLVLIGGEPGIGKSTLMLQLALGIPQVKTLYISGEESEQQIKMRAERLVQNSKANCYILTETSTQNIFKQMEVVQPDIVVIDSIQTLHSAQIESAPGSVSQVRECTAELLRFAKETSTPVFIVGHITKDGSIAGPKVLEHMVDTVLQFEGDRHHVYRILRAVKNRFGSSSELGIYEMQGSGLREVSNPSEIMLSQREEPVSGVAIAAMLEGARPIMIEVQALVSNSAFGTPQRTSTGFDTKRLNMLLAVLEKRFGFRLSAQDVFLNIAGGLRVEDPAIDLAVIAALISSQQDIPISSQVTFAGEVGLSGEIRAVNRIEQRIAEAEKLGFDGIFISKYNTKGLDAKKFDIAIRPMATLEDLFRALFG; this is translated from the coding sequence ATGGCTAAGGCAAAATCAACATACTTCTGTCAACATTGTGGCTATGAGTCTGCAAAATGGTTGGGACAATGTCCTTCATGCAAACAGTGGAACACCTTTGTAGAGGAGGTTGTGGAAAAAACGAGTTCTAAAGTGCCGGAGTGGCGAAGTACTTCGGCGCCAACGGCGACAAGACGAGCGAATAAGGCGGCAGTGATCAACGAGATTGTGTATCAGGACGAACAACGTTTGGCTACGCCCGATCGGGAATTTAATCGGGTGTTGGGCGGCGGTATTGTGCCGGGCTCGTTGGTGCTTATTGGCGGCGAACCCGGTATTGGCAAATCAACGTTGATGTTGCAACTCGCTTTGGGTATACCGCAGGTAAAAACGCTTTATATATCAGGCGAGGAAAGTGAACAGCAGATCAAAATGCGCGCCGAGCGATTGGTGCAAAACTCGAAAGCCAATTGTTATATCTTAACGGAGACATCTACGCAAAATATTTTTAAACAAATGGAAGTGGTGCAGCCGGATATTGTCGTGATCGACTCCATCCAGACGCTGCACTCTGCACAAATCGAATCCGCTCCCGGCTCTGTCTCCCAAGTGCGGGAATGTACAGCGGAGTTATTGCGTTTTGCGAAAGAAACCAGTACGCCGGTGTTTATTGTCGGGCACATCACCAAGGATGGATCTATTGCCGGACCGAAAGTTTTAGAACATATGGTCGATACGGTTTTACAATTTGAAGGCGATCGTCATCACGTATACCGGATTTTGCGAGCTGTAAAAAATCGATTTGGTTCATCTTCAGAGCTTGGTATTTACGAAATGCAGGGGTCCGGTTTGCGCGAGGTGTCGAATCCGTCCGAGATTATGTTATCACAACGTGAAGAGCCCGTGAGTGGAGTCGCCATTGCGGCCATGCTGGAAGGCGCGCGGCCGATTATGATTGAGGTGCAAGCGCTAGTCAGCAATTCGGCTTTTGGTACGCCGCAGCGGACATCAACCGGCTTTGATACCAAACGGTTGAATATGTTGCTCGCCGTTCTGGAAAAGCGCTTCGGCTTTCGATTGAGCGCGCAGGATGTATTTTTGAATATTGCCGGTGGCCTGCGGGTGGAAGATCCGGCGATAGACTTGGCGGTGATTGCAGCATTGATCTCCTCGCAACAGGATATTCCCATCTCTTCGCAAGTGACCTTTGCAGGTGAAGTTGGCCTTTCAGGCGAAATACGCGCTGTAAACCGAATCGAACAACGTATTGCAGAAGCAGAAAAGCTTGGATTTGACGGTATCTTTATTTCTAAATACAATACCAAAGGCTTAGACGCCAAAAAGTTTGACATCGCTATCCGGCCGATGGCCACGCTGGAAGATTTGTTTCGCGCCTTGTTTGGATAG
- a CDS encoding RNA polymerase sigma factor produces the protein MNKNLEIEFVNLLEENQNILHKICRLYAEDLEAHKDLFQEMVIQLWHSFPTFKGDSKFSTWAYRVALNTAISLYRTKKRRISTVELDHSLQNIHYEEYNDMQEEQLRFLYRAVRQLNDIEKALVYMYLEDKDYQEIAETLGISEVNARVKMNRIKTKLKDMLNQQGGI, from the coding sequence ATGAACAAAAATCTCGAAATAGAATTTGTCAACCTGCTGGAGGAAAATCAAAACATCCTCCATAAGATCTGTCGGCTTTACGCCGAAGATCTAGAGGCGCATAAAGATTTATTTCAAGAAATGGTCATCCAGCTCTGGCATTCCTTTCCAACGTTTAAAGGCGATTCCAAGTTTTCAACATGGGCCTATCGCGTGGCGTTGAATACCGCCATTTCTTTATATCGCACAAAAAAGAGGCGCATCAGCACGGTCGAACTTGATCATTCTTTACAGAACATTCATTACGAGGAATACAACGATATGCAAGAAGAGCAGTTGCGCTTTCTCTATCGTGCCGTTAGGCAGCTCAACGACATCGAAAAAGCGCTGGTATATATGTATCTGGAAGACAAGGATTACCAGGAAATCGCAGAAACATTGGGCATCAGCGAAGTGAATGCACGAGTCAAGATGAACCGCATCAAAACTAAATTAAAAGACATGTTAAATCAGCAAGGAGGTATATAA
- a CDS encoding dipeptidase — MKVFKKNDKYMRNYGLLCGLLLGWSGNLCAQNNSSFHQSLIVVDGHNDVIYESLLKGRDLSKQLSVGHTDIPRLKKGGVDVQVFAVWSDDKKFGKGQAFKHANAQIDALEKMLKANAETIALAKSSADVDRLLKAGKMVALIGVEGGNMIENSLENLESLYDRGARYLTLTWNYNLPWATAAAVESKTKGDEGKGLSVFGKSVIKKMNSLGMMVDLSHVGERTFYDVLATSTKPVLVSHSNAYTLMPHYRNLKDAQLLALRKNGGVVGVNFYSGFLDPAFAQRAKKLYKQHFGDKGNYSLSATRQYEQLPKALQRKADAPLALLLDHIDYLVKKVGIDHVAVGSDFDGIESSPQGLEDVSKFPNLTDALLKRGYSKQDVAKIMGLNFLRILKENEN, encoded by the coding sequence ATGAAAGTATTCAAGAAAAACGATAAATACATGCGAAACTATGGGCTGCTGTGTGGTCTGTTGCTCGGCTGGAGCGGCAATCTTTGTGCACAAAATAATTCGTCTTTTCACCAAAGTCTGATCGTGGTTGATGGACATAATGATGTGATTTATGAATCGTTGTTAAAAGGACGGGATTTGAGTAAACAGCTCTCCGTCGGGCATACAGATATCCCACGATTGAAAAAAGGCGGCGTAGATGTGCAGGTTTTCGCTGTATGGTCTGACGATAAGAAATTTGGAAAGGGACAAGCTTTCAAACACGCCAACGCACAGATCGATGCGCTGGAAAAAATGTTGAAAGCCAATGCCGAAACTATTGCCTTGGCAAAAAGCAGCGCTGATGTGGATCGCTTATTGAAAGCAGGCAAAATGGTTGCATTGATTGGCGTGGAAGGGGGCAATATGATTGAAAATTCGCTGGAAAATTTGGAATCACTCTACGATCGGGGCGCGCGTTATCTTACCCTAACCTGGAATTACAACCTGCCTTGGGCGACGGCAGCGGCTGTGGAATCCAAAACCAAAGGCGATGAAGGAAAAGGTCTTTCTGTATTTGGAAAGTCCGTCATTAAGAAGATGAATAGCTTGGGCATGATGGTTGACTTGTCGCACGTAGGCGAGCGAACTTTTTACGATGTGTTGGCTACGAGCACAAAGCCGGTGTTGGTATCGCACAGCAATGCCTATACCTTAATGCCGCATTACCGCAACCTCAAAGATGCGCAACTGCTGGCTTTACGAAAAAATGGCGGCGTTGTAGGCGTTAACTTTTACTCCGGATTTCTAGATCCTGCGTTTGCCCAGCGCGCGAAGAAATTGTACAAACAACATTTTGGTGATAAAGGAAACTACAGCTTATCAGCTACAAGGCAATATGAGCAGCTACCAAAAGCTTTGCAACGAAAAGCAGATGCACCATTAGCACTTTTGCTAGATCATATTGACTACCTGGTTAAAAAGGTGGGTATAGATCACGTTGCGGTGGGATCTGATTTTGACGGTATCGAATCATCTCCGCAAGGACTAGAAGATGTTTCCAAATTTCCAAACCTAACCGATGCGCTTTTGAAACGTGGCTACAGCAAGCAAGATGTCGCCAAAATTATGGGGTTGAACTTTTTACGCATATTGAAAGAAAACGAAAATTAA